One Bacteroidota bacterium DNA segment encodes these proteins:
- the bioB gene encoding biotin synthase BioB, translated as MSPIRHNWTPAELLKLYHTPLLELVYKAATVHREFFDPQEVQVSSLLSIKTGGCSEDCGYCPQSAKYNTEVKVQKILPVNEVITASKNAKAGGASRMCLGAAWREVRDNKDFDSVLEMVKAINNEGMEVCCTLGMLTEEQAQKLAQAGVYAYNHNLDTSEEFYNDIITTRTFDDRLKTLRHVRKAGMTICSGGIIGMGERIEDRLGMLRTLSGLNPHPESVPINALVPVAGTPLEDQKPVSSWEMIRMVATTRIVMPRSVVRLSAGRMQMNEETQAFCFLAGANSIFAGDKLLTTPNPAFSEDQQLLETLGLFSREAFKYRKNKSMTESEVTANN; from the coding sequence ATGAGCCCAATACGGCATAACTGGACTCCGGCAGAATTACTTAAGCTTTATCATACTCCGCTTTTGGAATTGGTATATAAAGCCGCAACTGTTCACCGGGAATTTTTCGATCCACAAGAGGTCCAGGTCAGTTCATTGCTTTCGATCAAAACCGGTGGTTGCAGTGAAGATTGCGGTTACTGTCCTCAATCTGCAAAATATAATACCGAAGTAAAAGTTCAGAAGATCCTTCCGGTGAATGAAGTGATCACTGCGAGTAAAAATGCAAAAGCCGGAGGTGCATCGCGCATGTGTTTGGGCGCTGCGTGGCGCGAGGTTCGCGACAATAAAGATTTTGACAGTGTGCTCGAAATGGTGAAGGCGATCAATAATGAAGGAATGGAAGTGTGTTGCACATTGGGAATGCTCACGGAGGAACAGGCACAGAAACTCGCGCAGGCGGGCGTGTATGCCTACAATCATAATCTCGATACATCGGAAGAATTTTATAACGATATCATCACCACGCGCACTTTTGATGATCGTTTGAAAACACTCAGGCATGTGCGCAAAGCGGGAATGACCATTTGTTCAGGCGGAATTATTGGAATGGGAGAGCGTATCGAAGATCGTCTCGGAATGCTGAGAACACTGAGCGGACTTAATCCTCATCCGGAATCTGTTCCTATTAATGCGCTGGTTCCTGTTGCAGGAACTCCGCTCGAAGATCAAAAACCGGTTTCCTCCTGGGAAATGATCCGTATGGTAGCGACGACAAGAATTGTAATGCCACGTTCTGTTGTTCGTTTATCTGCAGGAAGAATGCAGATGAATGAAGAAACGCAGGCGTTTTGTTTTCTCGCCGGAGCGAATTCAATTTTCGCCGGAGATAAATTATTGACCACGCCGAATCCTGCGTTCAGCGAAGACCAACAATTGCTCGAAACGCTCGGATTATTTTCACGCGAAGCTTTCAAGTATCGAAAAAATAAATCAATGACTGAATCAGAAGTTACCGCTAACAACTGA
- the rplS gene encoding 50S ribosomal protein L19 codes for MNLLQYAEKQLVVKVNHPDFRGGDTVTVHYKIKEGDKERVQNYTGVVIQRRGQGAVETFTVRKMSNGVGVERIFPVNSPYIEQIEVKKKGVVRRARIYYLRNLTGKKARIQEKIQMTETETETPAEA; via the coding sequence ATGAATCTCTTGCAATATGCTGAAAAGCAATTGGTTGTAAAAGTAAACCATCCCGATTTCAGAGGAGGCGATACGGTAACCGTTCATTATAAAATCAAAGAGGGCGATAAAGAACGCGTTCAGAATTATACCGGTGTTGTTATTCAGCGCCGCGGACAAGGTGCAGTAGAAACTTTCACCGTTCGCAAAATGTCGAACGGCGTGGGTGTTGAACGTATTTTCCCTGTGAATTCTCCTTACATCGAGCAGATCGAAGTGAAGAAAAAAGGAGTGGTTCGCCGCGCAAGAATTTATTATCTGCGCAATCTCACCGGAAAGAAAGCCCGCATTCAGGAAAAGATCCAGATGACAGAAACGGAAACAGAAACTCCGGCAGAAGCATAA
- a CDS encoding 8-amino-7-oxononanoate synthase, whose protein sequence is MAPVEERIVAALDERRKTNSLRKLIPFDHSLIDFSSNDYLGLARSAEFRNYVEEKGKSLGSAQLFGSGGSRLLSGDSEFIEKTENFFAQHFRSGSGLIFNSGFAANCGIFGCVPQKGDTVLYDELIHASVRDGIRLSNARAWSFRHNDVDHLRELMDRAEGNIFVAVESFYSMDGDSCPLEEMVELCEEKNASLILDEAHSTGLAGKNGEGLAVETGLHEKIFARLYTFGKAMGCHGAFVACSTVLREYLVNFSRPFIFTTALPVHDIHVMRCAVEFVSAQSELRDLLRKNIFHFSEEASRCFPGHVRSGSAIQSMIIPGNENVKAVMEKCREKKLDVRAILSPTVAEGKERLRIILHSFNSKEDIGLLIQHLSA, encoded by the coding sequence ATCGCGCCGGTTGAAGAACGCATTGTTGCTGCGCTCGATGAACGCCGGAAAACAAATTCCCTCCGCAAATTAATTCCTTTCGATCACTCTCTTATTGATTTTTCTTCCAATGATTATCTCGGCTTGGCACGTTCGGCTGAATTCAGAAATTACGTGGAAGAAAAAGGAAAGTCACTTGGTTCCGCACAACTTTTCGGTTCTGGCGGATCGCGTCTTCTTTCCGGAGATTCTGAGTTCATAGAAAAAACCGAGAATTTTTTCGCGCAACATTTCAGGTCAGGATCAGGATTGATCTTCAATTCTGGATTCGCAGCCAACTGTGGTATATTCGGATGTGTTCCGCAAAAAGGAGATACCGTACTTTATGATGAGTTGATACACGCTTCTGTCCGTGATGGAATCCGCCTCTCGAATGCAAGGGCGTGGAGTTTCCGGCATAATGATGTTGATCATCTTCGTGAATTGATGGATCGTGCCGAGGGAAATATTTTTGTTGCTGTAGAATCTTTTTATTCGATGGACGGCGATTCTTGCCCACTGGAAGAAATGGTGGAATTGTGTGAAGAAAAAAATGCGTCACTGATCCTTGATGAAGCGCACAGCACGGGATTAGCAGGAAAAAACGGCGAAGGACTTGCCGTCGAAACAGGATTGCATGAAAAAATATTTGCGCGGCTTTACACCTTCGGAAAAGCAATGGGATGTCATGGTGCGTTCGTTGCATGCTCCACGGTTTTGCGTGAATACCTGGTCAACTTTTCGAGGCCTTTCATTTTTACAACTGCATTGCCCGTTCATGATATTCATGTGATGCGATGTGCTGTTGAATTTGTTTCAGCTCAATCGGAATTGCGCGATCTCCTCCGAAAAAATATTTTTCATTTCAGCGAAGAAGCATCACGCTGTTTTCCTGGCCATGTGCGATCCGGTTCGGCAATTCAGAGTATGATCATTCCGGGAAATGAAAATGTAAAAGCGGTGATGGAAAAATGCCGTGAAAAAAAACTCGATGTGCGCGCCATTCTTTCCCCGACGGTCGCAGAAGGAAAAGAACGGCTCCGCATCATTCTTCATAGTTTCAACTCAAAAGAAGATATCGGCCTGCTTATTCAGCATCTTTCCGCGTAA
- the bioD gene encoding dethiobiotin synthase — MKRIFVTGIGTDVGKTVVSSILCEALQADYWKPIQTGSYFSTDADKIRKYISNTKTVIHPESYVLKQYMSPHAAAELEGLRISLENINPPQTSNHLIIEGAGGIMVPLNDKEFIVDIIKKVNAEVVLVIQNYLGSINHSLLSIDALRFRNIPVLGLVFNGAPHKLSEEIVLSYSNLKFLGRINKEAVINKEVVSRYAKQFSDNL; from the coding sequence ATGAAGAGAATTTTTGTTACTGGAATCGGCACCGATGTTGGGAAGACAGTTGTTTCATCCATTCTTTGTGAAGCGCTCCAGGCAGATTACTGGAAACCCATTCAAACAGGAAGTTATTTTTCTACGGATGCTGATAAAATCAGGAAATACATTTCGAATACAAAGACGGTAATTCACCCGGAAAGTTATGTGCTCAAGCAATACATGTCTCCGCACGCCGCTGCTGAACTCGAAGGGCTTCGCATTTCATTGGAAAATATAAATCCGCCTCAAACATCCAATCACCTCATTATCGAAGGAGCAGGCGGCATCATGGTGCCGTTGAATGATAAAGAGTTCATCGTGGACATCATTAAAAAAGTAAATGCAGAAGTAGTGCTCGTCATCCAGAATTATCTCGGAAGTATCAATCATTCTTTACTCTCCATTGATGCACTCCGCTTCCGGAATATTCCTGTGCTCGGACTTGTATTTAACGGCGCACCGCACAAACTCTCAGAAGAGATTGTACTTTCCTACAGCAATCTGAAATTCCTCGGCCGGATCAATAAGGAAGCGGTGATCAACAAAGAAGTGGTGTCGAGATACGCGAAACAGTTCAGTGATAATTTGTAA
- the xerD gene encoding site-specific tyrosine recombinase XerD, whose protein sequence is MSWKSEIGGFKNYLKLERSLSPNSIESYLHDVNKLVQFLEYRKISASPSEIKTEHIAEFLKWINELGMQATSQSRILSGLRTFYSYLLLENMVQEDPTDLVDAPRIARKLPDVLSAAEIGKIIDAVDRSKKEGERNRAIVETLYSCGLRVTELVNLHVSDLFLKEGYVRVTGKGNKERLVPIGRHAVKHIKLYLGRSRVHIKIKKGEEDILFLNRNGKRLTRVMIFTIIKILAASAGIKKIISPHTFRHSFATHLVEGGADLRAVQEMLGHESITTTEIYTHLDRTFLREQIIKFHPRN, encoded by the coding sequence ATGTCGTGGAAATCTGAAATCGGCGGATTTAAAAATTATCTCAAGCTGGAACGTTCGCTTTCGCCGAATTCCATTGAGAGTTACCTGCATGATGTGAATAAACTCGTGCAGTTTCTCGAATACAGGAAAATTTCTGCTTCGCCTTCGGAAATCAAAACGGAACATATCGCTGAATTTCTGAAGTGGATAAATGAGCTCGGCATGCAAGCTACTTCCCAGTCCCGCATACTTTCCGGACTCCGCACATTTTACAGTTACCTGCTTCTTGAAAATATGGTTCAGGAAGATCCAACCGACCTCGTGGATGCCCCGAGAATTGCAAGAAAACTTCCGGATGTTTTATCGGCAGCGGAGATCGGAAAAATAATTGATGCGGTGGACCGGAGTAAAAAAGAAGGGGAACGCAATCGTGCCATCGTCGAAACGCTTTACAGTTGCGGGCTACGTGTTACGGAACTGGTGAACCTGCATGTGTCGGATCTTTTTCTAAAGGAAGGTTATGTGCGTGTAACTGGAAAAGGAAATAAAGAACGGCTGGTTCCAATTGGAAGACACGCTGTAAAACATATCAAGCTATATCTTGGCCGATCGAGAGTTCACATAAAAATAAAAAAAGGAGAAGAAGACATCCTGTTCCTCAACCGCAATGGAAAACGACTCACGCGCGTAATGATCTTCACCATTATCAAAATTCTTGCAGCAAGCGCCGGAATAAAAAAAATAATTTCTCCGCACACTTTCCGGCATTCATTCGCCACACATCTTGTCGAAGGCGGCGCCGATCTGCGCGCGGTGCAGGAAATGCTTGGACATGAATCCATAACTACCACTGAAATTTACACGCACCTCGACCGCACATTTCTCCGTGAACAAATAATTAAATTTCATCCGAGAAACTAA
- a CDS encoding queuosine precursor transporter — translation MDRRTKLLIILFAIFLTSAITAELVSSKLFVAHIHIGSFEIGSFVSIIGIIPWPVVFLVTDTINEFYGPKVLRSVSFLTAFMIALCFVIVYIAMLPHAFVPPPPANAGPHWKPNVANDEQFNRVFGQSQWIIAGSITAFIIGQLVDSFVFWFFRKRTGGKMIWLRSTGSTVISQLVDSFVVLYIAFVIPGTFSMSQFWSVGITNYFFKLMIAIGLTPLIYLGHWMVEKYLGNDAHFIEEKVAEEALNEKI, via the coding sequence ATGGACCGGAGAACAAAACTTCTTATTATTCTTTTCGCAATTTTTCTCACGAGCGCGATCACTGCCGAACTCGTGAGTTCTAAATTATTTGTTGCGCATATTCACATCGGTTCATTCGAGATCGGGTCTTTCGTTTCCATCATCGGAATCATTCCCTGGCCGGTTGTTTTTCTTGTGACGGATACGATCAATGAATTTTACGGGCCTAAAGTTCTGCGGAGTGTTTCTTTTCTCACTGCTTTCATGATCGCATTGTGTTTTGTCATCGTTTACATTGCTATGCTGCCGCATGCATTTGTTCCGCCGCCACCTGCGAACGCCGGCCCGCACTGGAAACCGAATGTTGCGAATGACGAGCAGTTCAATCGTGTATTCGGACAATCGCAATGGATCATTGCCGGCAGCATCACTGCATTTATCATTGGCCAGTTGGTCGATTCATTTGTATTCTGGTTTTTCCGGAAACGCACAGGAGGAAAAATGATTTGGCTCCGCTCAACAGGTTCCACCGTTATCTCGCAGCTCGTCGATTCTTTTGTTGTGCTTTACATTGCATTTGTTATTCCCGGAACATTTTCCATGTCGCAATTCTGGTCAGTAGGAATTACAAATTATTTTTTCAAATTGATGATCGCTATCGGGCTTACGCCTCTCATTTATCTTGGCCACTGGATGGTGGAAAAATATCTCGGGAACGATGCGCACTTTATAGAAGAAAAAGTTGCGGAAGAAGCGTTGAATGAAAAAATATGA
- the trmD gene encoding tRNA (guanosine(37)-N1)-methyltransferase TrmD, with protein MRIDIISVVPDLLKSPFEHSILQRAQAKKIAEVHLINLRDYATDKYKSVDDYAFGGGAGMVMKIEPIAACIEDLKNKRSYDEIIYMSPDGEILDQKMANTFSTKKNIIILCGHYKGVDERVREHFITKEISIGNYVLSGGELAAAVLADSIIRLIPGVLNDETSALSDSFQDGLIAPPVYTRPAEFRGWKVPGILLSGHEENINKWRYDESVKRTKERRPDLLG; from the coding sequence ATGCGAATCGATATTATTTCTGTTGTGCCTGATCTTCTTAAAAGTCCGTTTGAACATTCCATTCTGCAGCGTGCACAGGCAAAAAAAATCGCGGAAGTTCACCTCATCAATCTGCGTGATTATGCAACAGACAAATACAAATCGGTGGACGATTATGCATTCGGCGGAGGAGCCGGAATGGTAATGAAAATAGAACCGATAGCAGCGTGCATTGAGGATCTGAAAAATAAACGCAGCTACGATGAAATAATTTATATGTCGCCCGATGGAGAAATACTGGATCAGAAAATGGCGAATACTTTTTCAACAAAAAAAAATATCATCATCCTGTGCGGGCATTACAAGGGCGTTGACGAGCGCGTGCGCGAACATTTCATCACAAAAGAAATTTCCATTGGTAATTATGTGCTTTCAGGTGGAGAATTAGCTGCCGCTGTTCTCGCAGATTCTATTATCCGTTTGATCCCTGGCGTTCTGAATGATGAAACTTCTGCTTTATCTGATTCTTTCCAGGACGGATTGATTGCGCCGCCGGTTTACACTCGTCCCGCTGAATTCAGAGGATGGAAAGTTCCCGGCATTTTACTCTCCGGACACGAAGAAAATATTAATAAGTGGAGGTACGATGAATCGGTAAAGAGGACGAAAGAAAGACGGCCGGATCTGCTCGGATGA
- the bioA gene encoding adenosylmethionine--8-amino-7-oxononanoate transaminase: MAKTISERDKNSVWHPFTPQLSNEAITIVRGDGALLFDENGNSYVDAISSWWVNVHGHAHAHIAKKISEQANILEHSLFSGFTHKPGVELAEKLLSQFPQMKKVFYSDDGSTSVEVALKMALQYWRNKGKAKTKIIAFENGYHGDTFGSMSVGARTIFTNAFEELLFDVIAIPVPVKGNEKRSIDALKNYMDENTAAFIFEPMIQGAGGMVMYDASALDELVWRCMEKNIITIADEVMTGFGRTGKMFATDHCETKPDIICLSKGLTGGFLPLGATLCTEEIHSAFRTDDKSKTFFHGHSYTGNPLACTAALASLEIFEKENTLKRVGEIAAVFSEWVKEFSVHPEIISARSCGAVFALELKTEGKTEYLNPIAEKVNEFFPKQGIILRPLGNVIYVLPPYCITDEQLGNIIGAIRGFLTLN, translated from the coding sequence ATGGCGAAGACGATCTCCGAACGCGATAAAAATTCAGTCTGGCATCCTTTCACTCCTCAATTGTCGAATGAGGCGATCACGATCGTGAGAGGAGATGGCGCATTGCTTTTCGATGAGAATGGAAATTCGTACGTAGATGCGATCTCGTCGTGGTGGGTGAATGTACACGGACACGCGCACGCGCATATAGCGAAAAAAATTTCTGAGCAGGCGAATATTCTTGAGCATTCTCTTTTTTCCGGTTTCACTCACAAGCCAGGCGTAGAACTGGCGGAAAAATTATTGTCGCAGTTTCCGCAAATGAAAAAAGTTTTTTATTCTGATGATGGTTCTACTTCTGTTGAGGTAGCGTTGAAAATGGCTTTGCAATACTGGCGCAATAAAGGAAAAGCGAAAACAAAGATCATCGCTTTTGAAAATGGATACCATGGCGATACGTTCGGCAGCATGTCTGTAGGCGCCCGCACTATTTTTACGAATGCTTTTGAAGAATTGCTTTTCGATGTTATTGCTATTCCTGTTCCGGTGAAAGGAAATGAGAAAAGAAGTATTGATGCGCTGAAAAATTATATGGATGAAAATACAGCGGCATTTATTTTCGAACCGATGATACAGGGAGCAGGAGGAATGGTGATGTACGATGCATCTGCACTCGATGAATTAGTGTGGAGATGCATGGAGAAGAATATCATCACCATTGCAGATGAAGTGATGACGGGTTTCGGGAGAACCGGAAAAATGTTCGCCACTGATCACTGCGAAACAAAACCGGATATTATTTGTCTTTCAAAAGGACTTACCGGTGGATTTCTTCCGCTCGGAGCAACTTTATGCACGGAAGAAATTCATTCCGCATTTCGCACTGATGATAAATCAAAAACTTTTTTTCACGGACATTCCTACACGGGCAACCCGCTCGCATGTACGGCCGCGCTTGCGTCGCTGGAAATTTTTGAAAAAGAAAATACACTGAAACGGGTAGGGGAGATCGCTGCTGTTTTTTCGGAATGGGTAAAGGAATTTTCTGTTCATCCGGAAATAATTTCAGCAAGAAGTTGCGGCGCTGTTTTCGCTCTTGAATTGAAAACGGAAGGAAAGACGGAATACCTGAATCCTATTGCAGAAAAAGTAAATGAATTTTTTCCGAAGCAGGGGATCATTCTTCGGCCATTGGGAAATGTGATCTACGTGTTGCCGCCGTATTGCATTACGGATGAGCAACTCGGAAATATTATTGGGGCCATCCGCGGATTTTTAACTTTGAACTGA
- a CDS encoding DUF4349 domain-containing protein, with protein MKTALLPLAFFSLFIFSCGEGDHSPNRNVSGVNVKLDSSSKTNRFVPYKNNVFQTQNGKDRSTMYTDQTEISNKPSDQQQNIINSGIADENNFKAYFTTSAARVNKLDSTHRFIRTADIKFRAKDVANATYDVEDITTHFGGYVADTKLQSEMTSNTIIPVSADSSLQTIHYVVSNQVTLRVPYRKLDSLLRSLVPLVDYLDYRNVNTNDITLDLLANDLAQKRISNYNARLASDIDNKGSKLPDVQSAEDALLQQQENSDNSLVENLRMQDRIDYSTVTLNIYQPETVRQDLIKREKTVDAYEPSFGNRIGESFGGGWKGLQVFITAIVILWPVWIFGAAFFFGLKYLLNRKRSAK; from the coding sequence ATGAAAACCGCGCTCCTTCCTTTGGCCTTTTTCTCCCTGTTCATTTTTTCCTGCGGAGAAGGCGATCATTCACCGAACAGAAATGTTTCCGGCGTAAATGTAAAATTGGATTCTTCTTCGAAAACAAATCGCTTCGTTCCTTATAAGAACAATGTATTTCAAACACAAAATGGCAAGGACAGAAGTACTATGTATACCGACCAAACGGAAATTTCAAATAAACCTTCCGATCAGCAGCAAAACATTATCAATAGCGGAATTGCTGATGAAAATAATTTCAAAGCATACTTCACCACGTCTGCTGCGCGCGTAAACAAACTCGACAGCACGCATCGTTTCATCCGCACTGCAGATATAAAATTCCGCGCGAAAGATGTGGCAAATGCAACTTACGACGTGGAAGACATTACCACACATTTCGGCGGCTATGTTGCCGACACGAAATTGCAGAGTGAAATGACCAGCAATACGATTATTCCCGTGAGCGCCGATTCTTCTTTGCAGACCATTCATTATGTCGTGAGTAACCAGGTCACACTCCGCGTTCCTTATCGAAAACTGGATTCGCTGCTGAGATCGCTCGTGCCACTGGTAGATTATCTCGATTACCGCAATGTGAATACGAACGATATTACACTCGATCTGCTGGCGAATGATCTTGCGCAGAAAAGAATTTCAAATTACAATGCACGCCTTGCAAGTGACATCGACAATAAAGGATCGAAACTTCCGGATGTGCAATCGGCGGAAGATGCTTTATTGCAACAGCAGGAAAATTCCGATAATTCTCTGGTAGAAAATCTCCGCATGCAGGATCGCATCGATTACAGCACGGTCACGCTGAATATTTATCAGCCGGAAACCGTTCGACAGGATCTCATCAAACGTGAAAAAACGGTGGATGCTTATGAGCCATCATTCGGAAACCGTATCGGTGAATCGTTTGGCGGCGGATGGAAAGGCCTGCAGGTTTTCATTACCGCGATCGTGATCTTATGGCCGGTGTGGATATTCGGAGCGGCGTTCTTCTTCGGATTGAAGTATCTACTGAACAGGAAAAGATCTGCGAAGTAA
- a CDS encoding 4Fe-4S dicluster domain-containing protein produces MAIKITDECINCGACEPECPNNAIYEGGAEWRFADGTSLKGMVTSKNGTNADADSAQTPVSMDLYYIVPDKCTECKGFHDEPQCAAVCPVDCCVDDEDHRETPEELLAKKQWLHL; encoded by the coding sequence ATGGCTATTAAAATAACAGATGAATGTATTAATTGCGGGGCGTGCGAACCGGAGTGTCCGAATAATGCTATTTATGAAGGCGGCGCCGAGTGGAGATTCGCAGACGGTACATCACTGAAAGGAATGGTCACTTCCAAAAACGGAACGAATGCAGATGCAGACAGCGCACAAACGCCCGTTTCAATGGATCTCTATTACATTGTTCCGGACAAATGCACCGAGTGTAAAGGATTTCACGATGAGCCGCAATGTGCAGCTGTGTGTCCCGTGGATTGTTGTGTGGATGATGAGGATCACCGGGAAACACCTGAAGAATTGCTTGCAAAAAAACAATGGCTTCATTTGTAA
- a CDS encoding acyl-CoA reductase, whose translation MRQRIGSIDQWSSAVKNVMEQNTATPAQKKLLSLAENYHQINGWFTKENILHRLNCIATCLKKETIEKWLKNYSGNENIPSKNIVVILAGNIPFAGFDDLLCVLLSGNIFTGKLSSNDKILLPALVELLAEIDPSLAAKISFTEKKISSADAVIATGSNNSSRYFEHYFSEYPHIIRRNRNGIAVLNGNETETELQLLGEDVFRYFGLGCRSVSKIFVPEEYDFSLFFESIVDRGEAMMACSKYMNNYDYHKTIYLLNNEKLLDNNFLVLKNDIGISSPAGVLFYENYSSFPELEKKLGAGRELIQCIVSGSLTGLATIPFGTAQQTLPWNYADDVDVMDFLLKLH comes from the coding sequence ATGCGGCAGCGGATCGGTTCAATTGACCAATGGAGTTCGGCGGTAAAGAACGTGATGGAGCAAAATACGGCTACTCCGGCGCAGAAAAAATTGTTGTCGCTCGCAGAAAATTATCACCAGATAAACGGATGGTTCACGAAAGAGAATATTCTTCACCGGCTTAATTGCATCGCAACTTGTTTGAAAAAGGAAACGATAGAAAAATGGCTGAAGAATTATTCAGGGAATGAAAATATTCCGTCGAAAAATATTGTGGTGATCCTTGCCGGGAATATTCCATTCGCCGGTTTTGATGACCTGCTTTGTGTGCTGTTGAGCGGAAATATTTTCACCGGGAAATTATCTTCCAATGATAAAATTCTTTTGCCGGCTCTCGTTGAATTGCTTGCGGAGATCGATCCGTCGCTTGCTGCGAAGATCAGTTTCACCGAAAAAAAAATTTCTTCCGCCGATGCAGTCATTGCTACGGGAAGCAACAATTCTTCCCGCTACTTCGAACATTATTTTTCGGAATATCCGCATATCATCCGCAGGAACAGGAATGGAATTGCAGTGCTGAATGGGAATGAAACAGAAACCGAACTCCAACTGCTGGGTGAAGATGTTTTCAGGTATTTCGGTTTGGGTTGCAGAAGTGTTTCCAAAATTTTTGTTCCGGAAGAATACGATTTTTCATTGTTCTTTGAATCGATCGTTGATCGGGGAGAAGCGATGATGGCTTGCAGCAAATACATGAATAATTATGATTACCACAAAACGATCTACCTGCTCAACAATGAAAAACTCCTCGACAATAATTTTCTTGTCCTGAAAAATGATATCGGAATTTCTTCCCCTGCCGGTGTATTGTTCTACGAAAATTATTCTTCGTTCCCTGAACTTGAAAAAAAACTGGGAGCCGGTCGCGAACTGATCCAATGCATCGTTTCCGGTTCACTTACGGGATTGGCGACTATTCCGTTCGGTACTGCGCAGCAAACACTTCCCTGGAATTATGCCGATGATGTGGACGTGATGGATTTTTTATTAAAACTTCATTGA